From Solidesulfovibrio carbinoliphilus subsp. oakridgensis, the proteins below share one genomic window:
- a CDS encoding ABC transporter substrate-binding protein → MSHVVARVLHSSALAVTGLACGLAVALLCGLALAAPLKEAALIPQWEPQAQFAGYYVALAKGFYAAEGVDMRILRGGPGSPPSVLLREGRAQFGTFFLPTAIRDRAAGLPLVHLAQFVSHSNQLLIARKADGIASPADLDGRRVSLWGPEFRIAPEAFFKKYGARVTEVPQGYTVDLFLRGGVAACSAMRYNEYHAIVNSGLDPQELAVFAMADHGLDLPEDGLYTLEATWKADPDLCRAVVRATIRGWQYAFDHPDEALSIVMSHVSAAHLPTNRMHQKWMLEHLRQAMAAGGGELGAFARDRYEAAAGLLIAAGLIGAAPAYEAFHAESR, encoded by the coding sequence ATGTCCCATGTCGTGGCGCGTGTGCTCCATTCTTCGGCCCTTGCCGTGACCGGCTTGGCTTGCGGCCTCGCTGTCGCGTTGCTGTGCGGCCTGGCCCTGGCCGCGCCGCTTAAAGAGGCGGCGCTCATCCCGCAATGGGAGCCGCAGGCCCAGTTCGCCGGCTACTACGTCGCCCTGGCCAAGGGGTTCTATGCCGCCGAAGGCGTGGACATGCGGATCCTGCGCGGCGGGCCGGGCTCGCCGCCGTCGGTGCTGCTGCGGGAGGGACGGGCCCAGTTCGGCACGTTTTTCCTGCCGACCGCCATCCGGGATCGGGCGGCCGGCCTGCCGCTCGTCCATCTGGCCCAGTTCGTGTCCCATTCCAATCAGCTGCTTATTGCCCGCAAAGCCGACGGCATCGCCTCTCCGGCCGATCTGGACGGCCGGCGGGTCAGCCTGTGGGGCCCGGAATTCCGGATCGCGCCCGAGGCTTTTTTCAAGAAATACGGGGCACGGGTGACGGAAGTGCCCCAGGGCTACACCGTGGACCTGTTCCTGCGCGGCGGAGTCGCGGCCTGCTCGGCCATGCGCTACAACGAATACCACGCCATCGTGAATTCCGGCCTCGACCCGCAGGAGCTCGCCGTCTTCGCCATGGCCGACCACGGCCTGGATCTGCCCGAGGACGGGCTCTACACCCTGGAGGCGACCTGGAAAGCCGACCCGGACCTGTGCCGGGCCGTGGTCCGGGCCACTATCCGGGGCTGGCAATACGCCTTCGACCACCCGGACGAGGCCCTGTCCATCGTCATGAGCCACGTGTCCGCCGCCCACCTGCCGACCAACCGCATGCACCAGAAGTGGATGCTCGAACACCTGCGCCAGGCCATGGCCGCAGGCGGCGGGGAGCTCGGCGCCTTTGCCCGGGACCGCTACGAAGCCGCGGCCGGCCTGCTCATCGCGGCGGGGCTGATCGGGGCCGCGCCCGCCTACGAGGCCTTCCATGCCGAAAGCCGCTAA
- a CDS encoding HD domain-containing phosphohydrolase, producing MPVNNRVLFIDDDERILAGFRRNLHGSFEVDTAVGPEAGLAKVRESPAYAVVVSDLRMPGMDGVAVLSKVREMRPETVRVMLTGFADLEAAIGAVNEGNIFRFLTKPCETSYLVGALTAAVEQYRLVMAERELLEGTLRGSLRMLSEVLSLLRPEIYGRISRIAPYVRPLSRLCGDPSPWQTEAAAMLCQMGFIILPDAVISRVERGRTLSAEDAATYRQHAEVAAKLVANIPRMGGVAKAIAYQEKNFDGTGFPQDAVRGKELPVGARILRVLLDFDRLVSAGAAKAEAYKTIKQGAGLYDPDVVVAFGEVLGEEGKYVIVPVAVKSLRDNMILAEDMFVTRGGQQLKVLPKGYALSSVSLAHIAKLARYDPVTDPVKVIVPSGD from the coding sequence ATGCCCGTGAACAACCGGGTGCTTTTCATCGACGACGACGAGCGGATCCTGGCCGGATTCCGGCGCAACCTCCACGGCTCCTTCGAGGTGGACACGGCCGTCGGGCCCGAGGCCGGGCTGGCCAAGGTCAGGGAAAGTCCGGCCTACGCCGTCGTGGTCTCGGACCTGCGCATGCCCGGCATGGACGGCGTCGCGGTCCTGTCCAAGGTCCGCGAGATGCGGCCCGAGACGGTGCGGGTGATGCTGACCGGATTCGCCGACCTCGAGGCCGCCATCGGCGCGGTCAACGAGGGCAACATCTTCCGATTCCTGACCAAGCCGTGCGAGACGAGCTATCTGGTCGGCGCCTTGACCGCGGCCGTGGAACAGTACCGGCTGGTCATGGCCGAGCGGGAGCTCCTTGAAGGGACGCTTCGAGGCAGCCTCAGGATGCTGTCCGAAGTCCTGTCGCTCTTGCGGCCCGAGATCTACGGCCGCATCTCGCGGATCGCGCCCTATGTGCGGCCGCTCTCCCGCCTGTGCGGCGATCCGAGCCCCTGGCAGACCGAGGCGGCGGCCATGCTGTGCCAGATGGGATTTATCATCCTGCCCGACGCGGTCATCTCCCGGGTGGAGCGCGGCCGGACCCTTTCGGCCGAAGACGCGGCCACCTACCGACAGCACGCCGAGGTGGCGGCCAAGCTCGTGGCCAACATCCCGCGCATGGGCGGGGTGGCCAAGGCCATCGCCTACCAGGAAAAGAATTTCGACGGCACCGGCTTTCCGCAGGACGCGGTGCGGGGCAAGGAGCTGCCGGTCGGGGCGCGCATCCTGCGGGTCCTGCTCGACTTCGACCGGCTGGTGTCGGCCGGCGCGGCCAAGGCCGAGGCCTACAAGACCATCAAGCAGGGCGCGGGACTCTACGATCCGGACGTGGTGGTGGCGTTTGGCGAGGTGCTCGGCGAGGAAGGCAAATACGTCATCGTGCCGGTGGCGGTGAAAAGCCTTCGCGACAACATGATCCTGGCCGAGGACATGTTCGTCACGCGCGGCGGCCAGCAACTGAAGGTCCTGCCCAAGGGCTACGCGCTTTCGAGCGTCTCCCTGGCCCACATCGCCAAGCTGGCCCGCTACGATCCGGTCACGGACCCGGTCAAGGTCATCGTGCCGAGCGGCGACTGA
- a CDS encoding glycosyltransferase, with protein MAALPRITFGVIVLNGEPFTRYCLRALYPFAHQIVVVEGAVGRAMGQARPDGHSRDGTLETLYDFKANEDPDGKLVVVTQDGPWEEKDAMSAAFAARATGDWLWQVDIDEFYRTRDMELVCSLLAGDPSITGAVFRQWSFFGSPGIVNGSSYLLAGGDAFRRLFRWGPGYRYAGHRPPTILDDRGLDVLSLRPLSAEALEAMDVRLFHYSLLFPKQVRDKTAYYAAWTEVPHCRDLPRWCEEQFLGRADPFNLFTVRDQPGWIESYTGDHPEQVAAMLGDIAAGRLAVEPYPADGLAALARDPGYRRRIGLLKGELLGRPDPAARNMRLGDPFFQKRVLGRVPGIRGVLVNQLDAYGGAARIALDLGRSLNAGPDDFTYFVWKKKLPDYWIETIGQEDKNRPAKAAAEAMGLPDYNVASTFLLAERRAFQEAQVVHCHNLHTGYCNPMSAAGWSVGKPLVWTLHDMQGLTGNCAHAFACPGWRTGCGDCPDLRVYPGLATDTTAELWRDKATAGQALDAHIAVPSEWLKRQVEESFLAHLPVHVIPNGIDTDTFAPRDRQAARRELGLPPGATILSFCAHGGLANSWKGGAHLVAALAALVERHPEVVLLNIGGTYEDAGLPIVNLPFSLDAARLATAYAASDVFAYPSLADTFGLVALEALCCGLPVVSFDAGALPEIVRDGENGLVTLTGDTEAFTRALSRLITDRDLRQTLAANAPSARDSYGLPAMVARYRDLYQHVMAERAARSPAARRDLARRQGPALATLAARLAAVGNTVGATALNQAARSLPA; from the coding sequence ATGGCCGCCCTGCCCCGCATCACCTTCGGCGTCATCGTCCTAAACGGCGAGCCTTTCACCCGCTACTGCCTGCGGGCGCTCTACCCCTTTGCCCACCAGATCGTGGTGGTCGAGGGCGCGGTTGGACGGGCCATGGGCCAGGCCCGGCCGGACGGGCATTCCCGGGACGGCACCCTGGAGACGCTCTACGATTTCAAGGCCAACGAGGACCCGGACGGCAAGCTTGTCGTCGTCACCCAGGACGGGCCGTGGGAGGAGAAGGACGCCATGTCCGCGGCCTTTGCCGCCCGGGCCACCGGGGACTGGCTGTGGCAGGTGGACATCGACGAGTTCTACCGGACCCGGGATATGGAGCTGGTCTGCTCGCTCCTGGCCGGGGACCCGTCGATCACGGGCGCGGTCTTCCGGCAGTGGAGCTTTTTCGGCTCGCCCGGCATCGTCAACGGCAGCTCGTACCTGCTGGCCGGGGGCGACGCGTTCCGGCGGCTTTTCCGCTGGGGTCCCGGATACCGCTATGCCGGCCACCGGCCGCCGACGATCCTCGACGACCGGGGCCTCGACGTCCTGAGCCTGCGGCCCCTTTCGGCCGAGGCCTTGGAGGCCATGGACGTGCGGCTTTTCCACTATTCCCTGCTCTTTCCCAAGCAGGTCCGGGACAAGACCGCCTACTACGCCGCCTGGACCGAGGTTCCCCACTGCCGGGACCTGCCCCGGTGGTGCGAGGAGCAGTTCCTCGGCCGGGCCGACCCCTTCAACCTCTTCACCGTGCGCGACCAGCCCGGCTGGATCGAGTCGTACACCGGCGACCACCCGGAGCAGGTGGCGGCCATGCTCGGCGACATCGCGGCCGGCCGGCTGGCGGTTGAGCCCTACCCGGCCGACGGGCTGGCCGCCCTGGCCCGTGATCCCGGCTACCGCCGGCGGATCGGCCTTCTCAAGGGGGAGCTCCTCGGCCGGCCCGACCCGGCCGCGCGCAACATGCGGCTTGGCGACCCCTTTTTCCAAAAGCGGGTCCTCGGCCGGGTGCCGGGCATCCGGGGCGTGCTCGTCAACCAACTCGACGCCTACGGCGGCGCGGCCCGCATCGCGCTTGACCTCGGCCGGAGCCTCAATGCCGGGCCCGACGACTTCACGTATTTCGTCTGGAAAAAGAAACTGCCCGACTACTGGATCGAGACCATCGGCCAGGAGGACAAGAACCGGCCGGCCAAGGCGGCGGCCGAGGCAATGGGCCTTCCCGACTACAACGTGGCCAGCACCTTCTTATTGGCCGAGCGGCGGGCATTTCAGGAGGCGCAGGTTGTCCACTGCCACAACCTGCACACCGGCTACTGCAATCCCATGAGCGCCGCCGGCTGGAGCGTGGGAAAGCCCCTGGTCTGGACGCTCCACGACATGCAGGGGCTGACCGGCAACTGCGCCCACGCCTTCGCCTGCCCGGGCTGGCGCACGGGCTGCGGCGACTGCCCGGACTTGCGCGTCTATCCGGGCCTCGCCACCGACACCACAGCCGAACTGTGGCGCGACAAGGCCACGGCCGGACAGGCCCTGGACGCCCACATCGCGGTGCCGTCCGAATGGCTTAAGCGCCAGGTGGAAGAAAGCTTTCTGGCCCACCTGCCCGTCCATGTCATCCCCAACGGCATCGACACCGACACCTTCGCCCCGCGCGACCGGCAGGCCGCGCGCCGGGAACTGGGGCTGCCGCCCGGGGCGACCATCCTGTCCTTTTGCGCCCACGGCGGCCTGGCCAATTCCTGGAAGGGCGGCGCGCACCTGGTCGCGGCCCTGGCCGCCCTGGTCGAGCGCCACCCGGAGGTGGTCCTTTTAAACATCGGCGGCACCTACGAGGACGCCGGCCTGCCCATCGTCAACCTGCCGTTTTCCCTCGACGCGGCCAGGCTGGCCACGGCCTACGCCGCCTCGGACGTGTTCGCCTACCCGAGCCTGGCCGACACCTTCGGCCTGGTCGCCCTGGAGGCGCTCTGCTGCGGCCTGCCGGTGGTTTCGTTCGACGCCGGGGCCCTGCCGGAGATCGTCCGCGACGGCGAAAACGGGCTGGTGACGCTCACGGGCGACACGGAAGCCTTTACCCGGGCCCTGTCCCGGCTCATCACCGACCGCGACCTGCGCCAAACGCTGGCGGCCAACGCCCCGTCCGCCCGGGATTCCTACGGCCTGCCGGCCATGGTCGCCCGCTACCGGGACCTCTACCAACACGTCATGGCCGAGCGCGCCGCCAGGTCCCCGGCCGCGCGCCGGGACCTCGCCCGCCGCCAAGGCCCGGCGCTTGCCACCCTGGCCGCCCGGCTGGCCGCCGTGGGCAACACCGTGGGCGCGACCGCCCTGAACCAGGCCGCCCGCAGCCTGCCCGCCTGA
- a CDS encoding FkbM family methyltransferase: protein MPEAGRPSPDAEAAARLGEAAARIRQGPEYRAAKRFVRPGAVVFDVGAHRGAWSLAVAEGVPSVALHLFEPLPGAFAALGATILRHFPEARLRNLALADMAGRLRFHHYRESPTWSGFFRRRGEEARGSVGAPEVLTVACDTLDAYCRTEGIFHIDFLKIDVEGAEPAVLRGAAGLLAAGAVDALQFEYGGTFADARATLRSAFDFLALRDYVLFTEADGDFTPVETWSDRLEDYAYANYLAVHRRLAGWFLGRPPAMLDLGAELRSRGIRPRGVIHIGAHEGRELAAYRAMGASPVLFIEANPAVAARLERNVAGEPDVFVAVCAATDGAAETATLHVTSMDQSSSLLPLGEHLALYPGIVETDAITVPAVSLDALLDRLGLDPAAFNLINIDIQGAELVALRGAAATLPRIEAINAEINYRELYQGCVLSHQLDAFLAGFGFVREAAVCPYDPSWGDALYVRRSILSMADLGQNGRFANQLFQYAFLRRHAARHRLTAQVPAWVGNFLFGAADPPPPRALPLVRQTSPVPATDAVAGADPPVRNVDLSGYFQFHSSFYAADKAFFRSLFAPVPEIKAPLDAALDRLLAGRRTLVALHLRRGDYGYGHFFVAPSAWYRDWLAAVWPHLPDPLLYIASDEPEKVLPDFADYASASRADLGDLGTIDAVCPCYPDFHVLTRADGLAISNSSFSFAAAMQNDRATVFMRPRLGLGKLIPFDPFDAEVLFRDETVESHGAP, encoded by the coding sequence ATGCCCGAGGCCGGCCGGCCGAGCCCCGACGCGGAGGCCGCCGCGCGCCTGGGCGAGGCCGCGGCCCGCATCCGGCAGGGGCCGGAATACCGGGCGGCCAAACGGTTCGTGCGCCCGGGCGCGGTGGTCTTCGACGTGGGCGCCCACCGGGGGGCCTGGAGCCTGGCCGTGGCCGAGGGCGTCCCGTCTGTCGCCCTCCATCTGTTCGAGCCCCTGCCCGGGGCCTTTGCCGCCCTTGGGGCCACGATCCTCCGGCATTTTCCGGAGGCGCGCCTCCGCAACCTGGCCCTGGCCGACATGGCCGGCCGGCTGCGGTTCCACCACTACCGCGAAAGCCCCACCTGGAGCGGCTTTTTCCGGCGCCGCGGCGAGGAGGCCAGGGGGAGCGTCGGCGCGCCCGAGGTCCTGACCGTGGCCTGCGACACCCTGGACGCCTATTGCCGGACGGAGGGGATCTTCCACATCGATTTTCTCAAGATCGACGTGGAAGGCGCGGAGCCGGCCGTCCTTCGGGGCGCGGCCGGGCTGCTGGCGGCCGGGGCCGTGGACGCCCTGCAGTTCGAGTACGGCGGCACCTTTGCCGACGCCCGGGCCACGTTGCGTTCCGCCTTCGACTTCCTGGCCTTGCGGGACTACGTGCTTTTTACCGAGGCGGACGGAGATTTCACGCCTGTGGAAACGTGGTCCGACCGGCTCGAGGACTACGCCTACGCCAACTACCTGGCCGTCCACCGCCGCCTTGCCGGCTGGTTTCTCGGCCGGCCGCCGGCCATGCTGGACCTGGGGGCCGAACTTCGGAGCCGGGGCATCCGGCCCCGGGGCGTCATCCACATCGGGGCCCACGAGGGCCGGGAACTGGCCGCCTACCGGGCCATGGGCGCGTCGCCCGTCCTTTTCATCGAGGCCAACCCGGCCGTGGCCGCCCGGCTTGAACGAAACGTGGCCGGGGAGCCGGACGTCTTCGTGGCCGTCTGCGCCGCCACCGACGGCGCGGCCGAAACCGCCACGCTCCACGTCACGAGCATGGACCAGAGCAGCTCGCTTTTGCCGCTCGGCGAGCACCTCGCCCTCTACCCCGGCATCGTGGAGACCGACGCGATCACGGTGCCGGCCGTGTCCCTGGACGCCCTGCTCGACCGGCTGGGTCTCGACCCGGCCGCTTTCAACCTGATCAACATCGACATCCAGGGCGCGGAGCTTGTCGCCCTTCGGGGCGCGGCGGCCACGCTCCCCCGCATCGAGGCCATTAATGCGGAGATCAACTACCGGGAGCTCTACCAGGGCTGCGTCCTGTCCCACCAGCTCGACGCCTTCCTCGCCGGCTTCGGCTTCGTGCGCGAGGCGGCCGTGTGTCCCTACGATCCGAGCTGGGGCGACGCCCTCTACGTCCGACGATCGATCCTCAGCATGGCCGACCTGGGGCAAAACGGCCGCTTCGCCAACCAGCTGTTCCAGTACGCCTTTTTAAGGCGCCACGCCGCCCGCCATCGTCTCACGGCCCAGGTCCCGGCCTGGGTGGGGAACTTCCTTTTCGGCGCGGCCGATCCGCCGCCGCCCCGGGCCCTGCCGCTGGTGCGCCAGACCTCCCCGGTCCCGGCCACGGACGCCGTGGCCGGGGCCGATCCGCCGGTCAGAAACGTGGACCTGTCCGGCTATTTCCAATTTCATTCCAGCTTTTACGCTGCGGACAAGGCCTTTTTCCGAAGCCTCTTTGCGCCCGTGCCCGAAATCAAGGCCCCCCTCGACGCGGCCCTCGACCGCCTGCTGGCCGGCCGGCGCACACTGGTCGCCCTGCACCTGCGGCGCGGGGACTACGGCTACGGCCACTTTTTCGTGGCCCCCTCCGCCTGGTACCGCGACTGGCTGGCAGCGGTCTGGCCACACCTCCCCGACCCGCTCCTCTACATCGCCAGCGACGAGCCGGAGAAGGTCCTCCCGGACTTCGCGGACTACGCTTCGGCCTCCCGGGCCGACCTCGGGGACCTCGGCACGATCGACGCCGTGTGCCCCTGCTATCCCGACTTCCACGTCCTGACCCGGGCCGACGGGCTGGCCATCTCCAACAGCTCCTTTTCCTTTGCCGCCGCCATGCAAAACGACCGGGCGACCGTCTTCATGCGCCCCCGGCTGGGGCTTGGAAAACTCATCCCCTTCGATCCCTTCGACGCGGAGGTCTTATTCCGCGACGAAACGGTCGAAAGCCACGGCGCCCCGTAA
- a CDS encoding SpoIIE family protein phosphatase, with translation MPKAAKPTPGRGLAFRLAACILTGATLVFGAAFADYYVSSKDMLLRAVRENAIHLIRGAAARLDVQLAGVERVPRFLAAAYGRTTPARADLERDLAGFLATNPDVYGAAAAYEPGAFAPGLAHFAPYFCRKDGWIAQVSLGYEERYELENWYLVPRELGRPVWSEPYFDESGGDIVMTTYSVPIFRTEGARRAFLGVVTADVSLDWLRGQVGRISMFRSGYAFVISRVGVYVSHPDSRLVMRESVFSLAEEKGGPELRAIGRDMVKGREGFARLPDFVLGKPAWLAYAPLAATGWSMGVIVPEDELFADLHRLGREVATLGAGGFAVLLLVIAAIATSVTRPLSRLAATAAEIATGNLDAPVPQGGSRDEVGALARSFEQMRLALKDYIADLTATTKAKERLESELKIARSIQMSFLPKHFPPFPELTAFELHASLEPAWEVGGDLYDFFLLGPDKLLFLVGDVSGKGVPAALFMAVTKTLVKGIAEQETDPAEILTKVNRELCVDNESMLFVTMFLAILDCSTGELAFSNAGHNPPALIAPDGAVSWMTLPRGVFLGIMEEAVYKTTRMRLTAGTRLFAFTDGVNEAMNTGQELFGTRRLVEALAAGASLAPEELDQAVMDAVRAFAGEADQADDITVLTMLYRGSEAG, from the coding sequence ATGCCGAAAGCCGCTAAGCCGACACCCGGCCGTGGCCTGGCCTTCCGGCTGGCGGCCTGCATCCTGACCGGCGCGACGCTTGTTTTCGGGGCCGCCTTTGCCGACTACTACGTCTCCTCCAAGGACATGCTCCTGCGGGCGGTGCGGGAAAACGCCATCCATCTGATCCGGGGAGCGGCGGCCCGTCTCGATGTCCAACTGGCCGGCGTGGAGCGCGTTCCCCGGTTCCTGGCCGCCGCCTACGGCCGGACAACCCCGGCCCGGGCCGACCTGGAGCGGGATCTGGCCGGGTTCCTGGCCACCAACCCGGACGTCTACGGCGCGGCCGCGGCCTACGAGCCCGGGGCCTTCGCGCCCGGGCTGGCGCATTTCGCGCCCTATTTCTGCCGCAAGGACGGCTGGATCGCCCAGGTCTCCCTCGGCTACGAGGAGCGCTACGAGCTGGAGAACTGGTACCTCGTGCCCCGGGAGCTCGGCCGGCCGGTCTGGAGCGAGCCCTATTTCGACGAATCCGGCGGCGACATCGTCATGACGACCTACAGCGTGCCGATCTTTCGGACCGAGGGGGCGCGGCGCGCCTTTCTCGGCGTGGTCACAGCCGACGTGTCCCTGGACTGGCTGCGCGGGCAGGTGGGCCGGATCTCCATGTTCCGGTCGGGCTACGCCTTTGTGATCAGCCGCGTCGGCGTGTACGTGTCCCACCCCGACAGCCGGCTGGTCATGCGCGAAAGCGTCTTCAGCCTGGCCGAGGAGAAGGGAGGGCCGGAGCTTCGGGCCATCGGCCGGGACATGGTCAAGGGCCGCGAGGGGTTCGCCCGGCTGCCGGATTTCGTGCTCGGCAAGCCGGCCTGGCTGGCCTACGCGCCGCTTGCCGCCACGGGCTGGTCCATGGGGGTGATCGTGCCGGAAGACGAGCTTTTCGCCGACCTGCACCGGCTCGGCCGCGAGGTGGCGACGCTCGGGGCCGGCGGCTTCGCCGTGCTGCTCCTGGTCATCGCCGCCATCGCCACCTCGGTCACCCGTCCGCTCTCCCGCCTGGCCGCGACCGCCGCCGAGATCGCCACCGGCAACCTCGACGCCCCGGTCCCCCAGGGCGGCTCGCGGGACGAAGTCGGGGCCCTGGCCCGGTCCTTCGAGCAGATGCGGCTGGCCCTCAAGGACTACATCGCCGACCTGACCGCCACCACCAAGGCCAAGGAACGGCTGGAGTCGGAACTCAAGATCGCGCGCAGCATCCAGATGAGTTTTCTGCCCAAGCATTTCCCGCCCTTTCCGGAGCTGACGGCCTTCGAGCTCCACGCCAGCCTGGAGCCGGCCTGGGAAGTCGGCGGCGACCTGTACGACTTCTTCCTGCTCGGGCCGGACAAGCTGCTGTTCCTGGTCGGCGACGTCTCGGGCAAGGGCGTGCCCGCGGCCCTGTTCATGGCCGTGACCAAGACGCTGGTCAAAGGCATCGCCGAGCAGGAAACCGACCCGGCCGAGATTCTCACCAAGGTCAACCGCGAGCTGTGCGTGGACAACGAGTCCATGCTCTTTGTCACCATGTTCCTGGCCATCCTCGATTGTTCCACGGGCGAGCTGGCCTTTTCCAACGCCGGCCACAACCCGCCGGCCCTCATTGCCCCGGACGGCGCGGTGTCCTGGATGACGCTGCCGCGCGGGGTTTTTCTCGGCATCATGGAAGAGGCGGTCTACAAGACCACCCGGATGCGCCTGACGGCGGGAACGCGGCTTTTCGCCTTCACCGACGGCGTCAACGAGGCCATGAACACGGGGCAGGAACTCTTCGGCACCCGCCGGTTGGTCGAGGCCCTGGCCGCCGGAGCGTCCCTGGCGCCGGAAGAGCTCGACCAGGCCGTGATGGACGCTGTACGGGCCTTTGCCGGCGAGGCCGACCAGGCCGACGACATCACGGTGCTGACCATGCTTTACCGTGGTTCCGAGGCAGGGTGA
- a CDS encoding MucR family transcriptional regulator, whose translation MEEYLKAALEIVKAQASVRTMTDEEITSMLRNVAAGIQAAAEAESVPAEAAAPAMDPSKAVKESSVVCLECGKAFKVLTKKHLGAHGLTPEEYRAKYGYKKGAPLAAKSLQRERRKKMKDMRLWERRRKPVAAAATE comes from the coding sequence ATGGAAGAATATTTGAAAGCAGCCTTGGAAATCGTCAAGGCCCAGGCGTCGGTCCGGACCATGACCGATGAAGAAATCACCTCCATGCTGCGCAACGTGGCCGCCGGCATTCAGGCGGCCGCCGAAGCGGAGTCCGTTCCGGCCGAAGCGGCCGCCCCGGCCATGGATCCGAGCAAGGCGGTGAAGGAAAGCAGCGTGGTCTGCCTGGAATGCGGCAAGGCGTTCAAGGTCCTTACCAAGAAACATCTTGGGGCCCATGGCCTCACGCCCGAGGAATACCGGGCCAAATACGGCTACAAAAAGGGCGCGCCCCTGGCCGCCAAATCCCTGCAACGGGAACGCCGCAAGAAGATGAAGGACATGCGTCTTTGGGAACGCCGCCGCAAGCCCGTTGCCGCTGCCGCCACCGAGTAG
- a CDS encoding NAD(P)/FAD-dependent oxidoreductase, translating into MENEAGKDFDVIVVGGGPAGLFAAHYLSLHSDLSVLLLEKGKAAGKRRCPMQGRKDCLKCKPCNILAGIGGAGLFSDGKLNFIPKLGKTDLTQFMSLSAATALIDETEALFTELGMDGPVYPTDQEKARNIRKEARKLGIELLLIRQKHLGSDHLPDHIAAMSAGLAGRGVVIRTGEEVRDVVVAAGRVAGVTTAKGTYGAPAVILAPGRVGAEWMGGLARRHGLPYSQRGIEVGVRVEVHNEILADLTDVIYDPTFFVRTRKYDDQTRTFCTNQGGYVALENYQDFVCVNGHAYMDAKSDSSNFAFLSKVVLTDPVSDNQAYGEAIGRLATMIGGGSPILQRFGDLKRGRRSTWSRIRRGSVEPTLTSVTCGDIAMALPERIVANLVDGLEQLNAVVPGVANDETLLYAPEIKFFATQIDTTPDLQTAVAGMYVAGDGPGVAGNIVSAAATGLIPAKAILRERGKGEG; encoded by the coding sequence GTGGAAAACGAAGCCGGAAAAGATTTCGACGTCATCGTGGTCGGCGGCGGGCCGGCCGGACTTTTCGCCGCCCATTACCTCTCCCTGCACTCGGACCTGTCGGTCCTGCTGCTGGAGAAGGGCAAGGCCGCCGGCAAACGCCGCTGCCCCATGCAGGGCCGCAAGGACTGCCTCAAGTGCAAGCCCTGCAACATCCTGGCCGGCATCGGCGGGGCCGGGCTTTTTTCCGATGGCAAGCTCAACTTCATCCCCAAGCTCGGCAAGACCGACCTGACCCAGTTCATGTCCCTGTCTGCGGCCACGGCGCTCATCGACGAAACCGAGGCCCTTTTCACCGAACTCGGCATGGACGGCCCGGTCTATCCCACGGACCAGGAAAAAGCGCGAAACATCCGCAAGGAAGCCCGAAAGCTCGGCATCGAGCTTTTGCTCATCCGCCAGAAGCACCTCGGCAGCGACCATCTGCCCGACCACATCGCGGCCATGTCCGCCGGCCTGGCCGGCCGGGGCGTGGTCATCCGCACCGGCGAGGAGGTCAGGGACGTGGTGGTCGCAGCCGGCCGCGTGGCCGGCGTCACCACGGCCAAGGGGACCTACGGGGCCCCGGCCGTGATCCTGGCCCCGGGCCGGGTCGGGGCGGAGTGGATGGGGGGGCTGGCCCGCCGCCATGGCCTGCCCTACAGCCAGCGCGGCATCGAGGTCGGAGTGCGGGTCGAGGTCCACAACGAAATCCTGGCCGATCTGACCGACGTCATCTACGACCCGACCTTTTTCGTGCGCACCCGCAAATACGACGACCAGACCCGGACCTTTTGCACCAACCAGGGCGGGTACGTGGCCCTCGAAAACTACCAGGACTTCGTGTGCGTCAACGGCCACGCCTACATGGACGCCAAGTCCGACAGCTCCAACTTCGCCTTTCTGTCCAAGGTGGTGCTGACCGACCCGGTCTCGGACAACCAGGCCTACGGCGAGGCCATCGGCCGGCTGGCCACCATGATCGGCGGCGGCAGCCCCATCCTCCAGCGTTTCGGCGACCTGAAGCGCGGCCGGCGCAGCACCTGGAGCCGCATCCGGCGCGGTTCGGTCGAGCCGACGCTGACTTCCGTCACCTGCGGCGACATCGCCATGGCCCTGCCCGAGCGCATCGTGGCCAACCTGGTCGACGGCCTGGAGCAGCTAAACGCCGTGGTGCCGGGCGTGGCCAACGACGAGACCCTGCTCTACGCCCCGGAGATCAAGTTCTTCGCCACCCAGATCGACACCACCCCGGACTTGCAAACCGCCGTGGCCGGCATGTACGTGGCCGGCGACGGCCCGGGCGTGGCCGGCAACATCGTCTCCGCCGCCGCCACCGGCCTCATCCCGGCCAAGGCCATTTTGCGGGAACGGGGCAAGGGGGAGGGGTAG